A genomic region of Nostoc sp. UHCC 0702 contains the following coding sequences:
- a CDS encoding helix-turn-helix transcriptional regulator, protein MKHKPKPRIALLREKAGLTQLELSRLVGVTESTIQNWESGRTGTDHIERIVRFCKALNCQVEDLIEYVSESLEEPVAQPSSLSEIHQLLGTEEPVGTTSPDTEDAQKRKAKSS, encoded by the coding sequence GTGAAACACAAGCCAAAACCAAGGATCGCTTTGCTTCGTGAGAAAGCAGGGCTAACCCAGCTGGAATTGTCGCGTCTTGTCGGCGTGACTGAAAGCACTATCCAAAACTGGGAAAGCGGCAGGACTGGGACAGACCATATTGAAAGGATCGTTAGGTTTTGTAAAGCCTTGAATTGTCAAGTAGAAGACCTAATTGAGTATGTGAGCGAGTCATTAGAGGAGCCTGTAGCTCAACCCAGTTCGTTAAGTGAAATACATCAATTGTTGGGGACTGAGGAGCCAGTTGGCACCACCAGTCCTGATACTGAGGATGCCCAAAAGCGAAAAGCCAAGAGCAGCTAA
- a CDS encoding 1-acyl-sn-glycerol-3-phosphate acyltransferase: protein MINQNSENILNTQVEQASDEGYKFSWFDWFCLWYPPGWLILFNRHWQHYHSDRDGWNWLEYGLFLIPGGFYLALLSRWLRLGCRLPRIEVDEFNPKYQQAFGTEVLAFIVKYYFQGELLAIHNLPQTGPMIVAMNHAGMSFPWDFICLSYLLAETQGWVVQPLANPALFEHPWVVWWLPPKWSQVLGGVPAKLADFEAALAQGKILLYAPEGVRGPAKGWNQRYQLQKFDISFIQLSDRYQIPILPVLCIGSESLHPWTINIKKLQQLIKLPFLPLSPLMIALILFPSMGVWAMKTRLRYFIQPLEKDIHSTKNRTATYQQAQKFRDKLQTQINQLLGNSKK, encoded by the coding sequence GTGATTAATCAAAACTCTGAAAATATCCTGAACACACAAGTAGAACAAGCATCAGATGAAGGCTATAAATTTAGCTGGTTTGATTGGTTTTGCCTTTGGTATCCTCCAGGCTGGCTAATTTTATTTAATCGTCACTGGCAGCATTATCACAGCGATCGCGATGGGTGGAATTGGCTAGAATATGGATTATTCTTAATTCCTGGCGGATTTTATCTAGCGTTGCTAAGTCGATGGTTGCGGCTGGGTTGTCGTTTACCACGTATAGAAGTTGATGAATTTAATCCCAAATATCAACAAGCTTTTGGTACAGAAGTTTTAGCTTTTATTGTTAAATATTATTTTCAAGGAGAATTGCTTGCAATTCATAACTTGCCACAAACAGGGCCAATGATTGTGGCTATGAATCATGCAGGGATGTCTTTTCCTTGGGACTTTATCTGTTTGAGTTATTTATTAGCTGAAACACAAGGGTGGGTGGTGCAACCCTTAGCAAATCCAGCATTATTTGAGCATCCTTGGGTGGTTTGGTGGCTACCACCCAAATGGTCACAGGTTTTAGGTGGTGTGCCCGCAAAATTAGCTGATTTTGAAGCAGCACTCGCCCAAGGTAAAATTCTTTTATATGCACCAGAAGGTGTACGCGGCCCTGCAAAAGGTTGGAATCAACGCTATCAACTGCAAAAGTTTGATATCAGCTTTATTCAGTTGAGCGATCGCTATCAAATTCCCATTCTCCCAGTTCTCTGCATCGGTAGTGAATCTTTACATCCTTGGACTATTAATATTAAAAAATTGCAACAATTAATTAAACTACCATTCTTACCTTTATCACCGTTGATGATTGCCTTGATTTTATTTCCCTCAATGGGAGTTTGGGCAATGAAAACTCGTCTGCGTTACTTCATCCAGCCTTTAGAAAAGGATATTCATTCAACTAAAAATCGTACAGCAACTTATCAACAAGCACAAAAATTTCGAGATAAACTGCAAACTCAGATTAATCAATTGTTAGGGAACTCCAAGAAATAA
- the rtcA gene encoding RNA 3'-phosphate cyclase, which translates to MIDIDGSYGEGGGQVLRSSLSLAAITGEPIRIAGIRAGRKKPGLAAQHLTAVRAAARICNAQLRGDALGSMMLEFIPGNAVQPGIYTFDVREVQQGGSAGAIALVLQTILLPLALAPGDSQVTLRGGTHVIFSPTMTYIEQVYLSMLRRMGVEAEVRLGAWGWYPQGGGEVKMQVSGGIQLSSINLLERGDLQQVRGLAVATELPAHIPQRMANRAENLLREAGLKASVQALRERGVAAGAGIFLTAEYENSLTGFGGFGRLRLSSEKVAEIACEQLLKFHQNGAPVDEHLADQLLLPATLASQKSQYRVAEVSTHLTTNAAVIEQFGLAKLTVDEAEKIVTVMPVIG; encoded by the coding sequence ATGATTGACATTGACGGTTCCTACGGAGAGGGAGGAGGACAAGTTCTCCGCAGTTCTTTAAGTTTAGCCGCCATCACTGGCGAACCTATACGTATTGCAGGCATTCGCGCCGGACGCAAAAAGCCAGGATTAGCAGCACAACATTTAACAGCAGTTCGCGCTGCGGCGAGAATTTGTAATGCTCAATTGCGTGGTGATGCTTTGGGTTCAATGATGCTGGAATTCATTCCTGGTAATGCTGTACAACCAGGAATCTATACCTTTGATGTCAGGGAAGTGCAACAAGGTGGTTCTGCCGGTGCAATTGCGCTGGTGTTACAGACAATTCTCTTGCCTTTAGCCCTTGCACCTGGAGATTCTCAGGTAACGCTACGGGGTGGGACTCATGTCATTTTTAGCCCGACAATGACCTACATTGAGCAAGTCTATCTATCGATGCTACGGCGAATGGGGGTAGAGGCAGAAGTGAGATTAGGTGCTTGGGGGTGGTATCCCCAAGGCGGGGGAGAGGTAAAGATGCAGGTAAGTGGTGGTATTCAACTCAGCAGTATCAACTTGCTAGAACGCGGAGATTTACAGCAGGTGCGGGGGTTGGCGGTAGCCACAGAACTTCCTGCCCATATTCCCCAACGTATGGCGAATCGTGCTGAAAATTTGTTAAGGGAAGCAGGATTAAAAGCATCTGTACAAGCTTTGCGAGAAAGGGGTGTAGCAGCGGGAGCAGGTATTTTTTTAACTGCGGAATATGAGAACAGTTTAACTGGTTTTGGTGGGTTCGGGCGTTTGCGGTTGTCATCAGAAAAAGTGGCAGAAATTGCCTGTGAACAACTGCTGAAGTTTCATCAAAATGGCGCACCAGTAGATGAACACCTAGCAGATCAGTTGTTATTGCCAGCTACTTTAGCATCACAGAAAAGTCAGTATCGGGTGGCTGAGGTGAGTACGCATTTGACGACAAACGCAGCAGTAATTGAGCAGTTTGGGCTAGCAAAGCTCACGGTGGATGAAGCTGAAAAAATAGTGACAGTCATGCCTGTGATTGGTTGA
- a CDS encoding DUF3854 domain-containing protein, whose amino-acid sequence MHLHYLHPQHLEELVKTSGINLNLADLNFKSLQDATAYEYLLISEHLPRTNTGMVKSGWLQRYSHIGAGGWWCSGLDPLKNWQSMEWGCFKPNQPRINDKSKPIKYEHPPSTPTRVFCLRVTLPIWQQVSGRYNLAMPADISVASHGEAVGFWQWVMQHNIPVIICEGAKKAAALLSQGYAAIAIPGITSGYRVVKDRFGKVTSRQLIPDLAAFAITKRNFYICFDFETQPQKIAAINNAISQLGCLLQKKNCPVKVIEIPGLEKGVDELIVAKGANNFEKVYRQSIDLEIYLAQVKPHTELTIPPALTVNRPYLGEISLPTSGLVGVKSAKGTGKTTGLQTIVNQAKILNKPVLLITHRIQLGRFLCEKIGITWGLNNTKPLIKDLPLNNDQLTTSKSFGLCVDSLWRLNPEDWQGAIVILDEVEQTLWHLLNSNTCKHKRVKILKLFQQLISTVLRTGGLVIAQDADLSDVSLEYLQGLAGIKLTPWVVVNQWKPQRGWDVTFYDSPNPTPLIHQLELDLLAGRKCYVTTDSRSGRYSCETIERYLKERLEKLRYQFPKSLVVSSHTTNTPGHAAVDFVAAINQKIAEYDTVFVTPSLGTGISIDIQHFDRVYGIFQGVIPDSEARQALARVRDDVPRIVWCAKRGIGLIGSGSTNYRLLSDWYQENQKENLALLSPLHKIDVDLPLVYDPIHLRTWAKLSARVNASIRLYRQSMQDGLSADGHQIWIRSNAVHNNIVRDLRLAFLATDPHDLATRKRLILEIVKVQKDWVDKRQKAKEIKRQIREIKLQNQLAVANNVAQAKNIDYVEYEQLIAKHSLTDEERSQINKYMLRQKYGVTVTPVLKLRDDKGYYHQLLIHYYLTHESEYFHFKDQQEWYQQLSWGDGKVFLPDLKTYTLKVEAMRALGILQLLDIERVFSENDADLLLLKDVVFQHDKQIKRVLGLDFVRIKEGVSSIKILSRLLNLLGLKLIRINQAYQIDQETFYDGRDKIFAVWHQRDELMLANVKSVGCEISNYSSNCKLENIQFQPVFSK is encoded by the coding sequence ATGCATCTGCATTATTTACATCCCCAACATCTTGAAGAATTAGTCAAGACCAGTGGTATAAATTTAAACTTAGCAGATCTGAATTTTAAGTCTCTCCAAGACGCAACCGCCTATGAGTACTTATTAATTTCTGAACATCTCCCCCGTACCAACACTGGAATGGTTAAAAGTGGCTGGTTACAGCGTTACTCTCATATTGGCGCAGGCGGTTGGTGGTGTTCGGGACTAGATCCTCTGAAAAATTGGCAATCAATGGAATGGGGATGTTTTAAGCCAAACCAACCCCGAATTAATGATAAAAGCAAGCCTATTAAGTATGAGCATCCCCCCAGTACGCCAACGCGGGTCTTCTGCCTGCGAGTCACCTTGCCTATCTGGCAGCAAGTCTCTGGGCGTTATAATTTAGCAATGCCTGCGGACATTAGCGTTGCATCTCATGGTGAAGCTGTGGGTTTTTGGCAATGGGTGATGCAACATAACATTCCTGTAATCATCTGCGAGGGAGCAAAGAAAGCAGCAGCACTATTATCACAAGGATATGCTGCGATCGCTATTCCTGGAATCACAAGCGGTTACAGAGTTGTTAAAGATAGATTTGGCAAAGTCACCAGTCGCCAGTTGATTCCCGACCTAGCAGCATTTGCTATTACAAAGCGTAACTTTTATATTTGCTTTGATTTTGAAACTCAACCTCAAAAAATTGCGGCTATCAATAATGCCATTTCCCAACTTGGTTGTTTATTACAAAAGAAAAATTGTCCTGTCAAAGTTATAGAAATTCCCGGTTTAGAAAAAGGTGTAGATGAGTTAATTGTTGCTAAAGGTGCAAATAATTTTGAAAAAGTTTATCGCCAAAGTATTGATTTAGAAATTTACCTAGCCCAAGTTAAACCCCATACCGAGTTAACTATTCCCCCTGCACTTACTGTCAATCGTCCCTATTTAGGGGAAATATCTTTACCCACTTCTGGGTTAGTAGGAGTAAAATCAGCAAAAGGAACTGGTAAAACTACAGGACTGCAAACTATTGTTAATCAAGCTAAAATTTTAAATAAACCAGTATTATTAATTACTCACAGAATCCAACTAGGGCGATTTTTATGTGAAAAAATTGGTATTACATGGGGCTTAAATAATACTAAGCCGCTAATCAAAGACTTACCTTTAAATAATGACCAGTTAACAACTAGCAAATCTTTTGGTTTGTGTGTTGATTCGCTTTGGAGACTTAACCCTGAAGATTGGCAAGGTGCAATAGTAATTTTAGATGAAGTAGAGCAAACTTTGTGGCATCTACTCAATAGTAATACTTGTAAACACAAGCGTGTCAAAATTTTAAAATTATTCCAACAACTAATTTCTACAGTTCTGAGAACTGGAGGTTTAGTAATTGCTCAAGATGCTGATTTATCAGATGTATCCTTAGAATATTTACAAGGATTAGCAGGAATTAAATTAACGCCTTGGGTGGTTGTGAATCAATGGAAACCACAACGAGGTTGGGACGTAACTTTTTATGATTCTCCTAACCCGACACCTCTAATTCATCAACTAGAATTAGATTTACTTGCAGGACGTAAATGTTATGTGACTACCGATAGTCGCTCTGGGCGTTATAGTTGTGAAACAATCGAACGTTACCTAAAGGAACGTTTAGAAAAATTACGGTATCAATTTCCTAAATCTTTAGTTGTTAGCAGCCATACGACAAACACACCAGGTCATGCAGCGGTTGATTTTGTCGCAGCTATTAACCAAAAAATAGCTGAATACGATACAGTGTTTGTCACCCCTAGCCTTGGTACAGGGATTAGTATTGATATCCAACATTTTGACCGAGTTTATGGTATTTTTCAAGGAGTGATTCCTGACTCTGAAGCACGACAAGCCCTAGCAAGAGTTAGGGATGATGTACCGCGTATTGTCTGGTGTGCTAAGCGAGGAATTGGCTTAATTGGTAGCGGTAGTACAAATTATCGATTATTGTCTGATTGGTATCAGGAAAATCAAAAAGAAAACTTAGCTTTGCTCAGTCCACTGCATAAAATAGATGTCGATTTGCCGTTAGTATATGACCCTATTCATTTACGTACTTGGGCAAAGTTGTCAGCAAGAGTAAATGCTTCTATTCGTCTTTATCGTCAGTCGATGCAAGATGGATTGTCTGCTGATGGGCATCAAATTTGGATACGGAGTAATGCTGTTCACAATAATATTGTTAGAGATTTACGTCTTGCCTTTTTAGCCACAGATCCACATGATTTAGCAACACGTAAAAGGTTGATTTTAGAAATTGTCAAAGTCCAAAAAGATTGGGTAGATAAGCGCCAAAAAGCTAAGGAAATCAAACGCCAAATTAGAGAAATTAAGCTGCAAAATCAATTAGCTGTTGCAAATAATGTTGCTCAGGCTAAGAATATTGATTATGTAGAATATGAACAATTAATAGCTAAACACTCTCTCACTGATGAGGAACGCAGCCAAATCAACAAATACATGCTGAGACAAAAGTATGGTGTCACAGTTACACCAGTACTAAAGTTGCGGGATGATAAAGGCTATTATCACCAATTGTTAATTCACTATTATCTCACCCATGAAAGTGAGTATTTTCACTTTAAAGACCAGCAAGAATGGTATCAGCAGTTGTCTTGGGGTGATGGAAAAGTTTTTCTCCCAGATTTAAAAACATATACCTTAAAAGTAGAAGCAATGAGAGCTTTAGGAATATTACAGTTACTTGATATAGAAAGAGTTTTTTCTGAAAATGATGCTGATTTACTGTTGCTGAAAGATGTAGTTTTTCAACATGATAAACAAATTAAACGAGTGCTTGGTTTAGATTTTGTGAGGATTAAAGAAGGTGTTTCATCAATCAAAATACTCAGTCGGCTGTTAAATCTTTTGGGTTTGAAGTTAATACGGATAAATCAGGCTTATCAAATTGACCAAGA